A window of the Podospora bellae-mahoneyi strain CBS 112042 chromosome 6, whole genome shotgun sequence genome harbors these coding sequences:
- a CDS encoding hypothetical protein (EggNog:ENOG503P30E), with amino-acid sequence MSPSISAIERNNPPPRRKFLCRLHQGQAPMYTGKPGMPAMYSEKLNHCGICLSGNTPRPPPSHWNWSTRILLSWDAADTLDLFTFDKFTFDNLDPVFEEANIFINEPTRGAEDSELYNQHHQDCNDLIIPGPPVSLPQTAAVAWAFKNRLNFALERIRDAPRQMVCENQAPLVPSLRLLLLRLHLSKIPLNTDIITRNIRSRITALLSTPIPVSSPVDLLTRVQSLLLYQIIRVLDNSYTSFSAINDTTAALEEAAFALMSHITFEEGMFDPPLISWQDQTRHIISHSAPSPQPDSSGKNGYFKRSARRTLRNKYLGSGTLSTWPIRGAHC; translated from the exons ATGTCACCGTCGATCTCGGCCATTGAACGCAACAACCCACCTCCGCGGCGGAAGTTCCTGTGCCGCCTgcatcaaggccaagcgCCGATGTACACAGGAAAGCCCGGCATGCCAGCGATGTACTCAGAGAAGCTTA ATCACTGTGGGATTTGTCTCTCTGGGAACACCCCTCGACCACCCCCGAGTCACTGGAACTGGTCGACTCGCATTCTGTTGTCTTGGGATGCGGCAGACACATTGGACCTCTTCACGTTTGACAAGTTCACCTTTGACAACCTCGATCCCGTCTTTGAAGAGGCCAACATCTTCATAAACGAGCCAACACGAGGCGCTGAAG ACTCCGAACTAtacaaccagcaccaccaggaTTGCAacgacctcatcatccctgGCCCGCCCgtctccctccctcaaaccGCAGCAGTAGCCTGGGCCTTCAAAAACAGACTTAATTTTGCTCTCGAGAGAATCCGTGACGCCCCCCGTCAAATGGTCTGCGAGAATCAGGCCCCCTTGGTCCCATCCCT ACGCCTACTCCTCCTgcgcctccacctctccaaaATCCCTCTCAACaccgacatcatcacccgcAACATCAGGTCCCGCATCacagccctcctctccacccccatACCCGTTTCCTCTCCGGTTGACCTCCTCACCCGGGTTCAGTCCTTACTGCTGTACCAGATCATCCGCGTGCTGGATAACTCTTACACGTCCTTCTCCGCGATCaacgacaccaccgccgcatTGGAAGAAGCTGCGTTTGCTCTGATGTCTCACATCACCTTTGAGGAAGGAATGTTTGATCCCCCGCTGATCAGCTGGCAAGATCAAACGAGACACATCATCTCCCACTCCGCCCCCTCTCCACAACCCGACAGTTCTGGGAAGAATGGGTATTTCAAGAGGTCGGCTAGGAGAACGTTAAGGAATAAATATCTTGGCAGTGGGACCTTGTCTACCTGGCCAATAAGAGGCGCCCACTGTTAA